One Micromonospora sp. WMMD1120 genomic region harbors:
- a CDS encoding site-2 protease family protein yields MRASFRLGRVAGVPVSVNWSVLVIFALIAWGLAGNQFPRSYPDRSPVAYTVAGLVAAVVFFLGLLAHEVSHAVVAKRNGLAVDGITLWLFGGVAELRGEPRDPGAELRISGVGPLVSLLLGAFFGIVAALLALAGQGGLLLGAVAWLAGINVLLAVFNVLPAAPLDGGRLLRAAVWKATGDRTRASVVAARAGWVLGVLLIGLGLWQFLSGVGFGGLWLALIGWFLIGAAATEERQARTGSALRGIRVGDVMTPQPQTVSAELTVADFVDLYLFAYRHSALPLTEDGRPTGLVTVDRVRGVPAERRASTTLAEVACRADDLVLTRPGEELNDLLPRLSECADGRALVVTDDGRLTGIVSPSDISRAVQRTTLAPSRPTRPDHPANPPR; encoded by the coding sequence ATGAGGGCCAGTTTCCGGCTCGGCCGGGTCGCGGGAGTGCCGGTCAGCGTCAACTGGAGTGTCCTGGTCATCTTCGCGCTGATCGCGTGGGGGCTGGCCGGCAACCAGTTCCCGCGCTCGTACCCGGATCGCTCGCCCGTGGCGTACACCGTTGCCGGGCTGGTGGCGGCGGTGGTCTTCTTCCTCGGTCTGCTCGCCCACGAGGTGTCGCACGCGGTGGTCGCCAAGCGTAACGGCCTGGCTGTCGACGGCATCACGCTCTGGTTGTTCGGTGGGGTGGCCGAGTTGCGGGGCGAGCCGCGCGACCCGGGCGCGGAGCTGCGGATCTCGGGCGTCGGCCCGTTGGTCAGCCTGCTGCTCGGCGCGTTCTTCGGTATCGTCGCGGCGCTGCTCGCGCTGGCCGGGCAGGGTGGGCTGCTGCTCGGGGCGGTGGCCTGGCTGGCCGGTATCAACGTGCTGCTGGCCGTCTTCAACGTGCTGCCGGCCGCGCCCCTGGACGGTGGACGGCTACTGCGCGCCGCCGTGTGGAAGGCCACCGGTGACCGGACCCGGGCGTCGGTGGTGGCCGCCCGGGCGGGCTGGGTGCTCGGTGTGCTGTTGATCGGTCTCGGGTTGTGGCAGTTCCTGTCCGGGGTCGGCTTCGGTGGGCTCTGGTTGGCGCTGATCGGCTGGTTCCTGATCGGCGCCGCCGCGACGGAGGAGCGCCAGGCCCGTACCGGCAGCGCGTTGCGCGGAATCCGGGTGGGCGACGTGATGACCCCGCAACCCCAGACCGTGTCGGCGGAGCTGACGGTGGCGGATTTCGTCGACCTTTATCTGTTCGCGTACCGGCACTCGGCGCTGCCACTGACCGAGGACGGCCGGCCGACCGGCCTGGTCACCGTCGACCGGGTACGCGGCGTGCCGGCGGAGCGACGGGCCTCCACCACGCTCGCGGAGGTGGCCTGCCGCGCCGACGATCTGGTGCTCACCCGGCCTGGCGAAGAGCTCAACGACCTGCTCCCCCGGCTCAGCGAATGCGCCGACGGCCGCGCCCTGGTGGTGACCGACGACGGTCGGCTGACCGGCATCGTCTCCCCCAGCGACATCAGCCGCGCCGTCCAGCGCACCACCCTGGCACCCAGCAGACCCACCCGGCCGGACCACCCCGCCAACCCGCCCCGTTGA
- a CDS encoding FAD-binding protein, translated as MTAQGPHATSTTGADVPRRNWAGNVRYTARAFHRPTSLDELRRLVAGSARVRAVGSGHSFNRLGDTDGDLVSLAGLPPIVEVDPERGQVTVSGALRYGDVAQRLHTQGYALANLASLPHISVAGAVATATHGSGQTHGNLASAVAGLELVTADGDLLRVDRATDGDTFAGMVVGLGALGLVTTVTLDVVPTYDLRQYVYLDLDREALDEALGSAYSVSVFTDWRTPRLREVWRKQTTDQAPPPADWLGTTAADQPRHPVLGMPPENCTPQLGVPGPWHERLPHFKLGFTPSSGDELQSEYHLPRAAAADALAALDDVAHLIAPVLLVCELRTVAADDLWLSPNHQRDSFLVHFTWVEDTEAVLPVVAAVEERLAPFAPRPHWGKVFVTDPAELAARYPRHADFTALLKRLDPTAKFQTPLLDNYFPR; from the coding sequence ATGACCGCGCAGGGACCGCACGCCACGTCGACCACCGGGGCCGACGTCCCACGCCGTAACTGGGCCGGCAACGTGCGGTACACCGCGCGCGCCTTCCACCGCCCCACCTCCCTCGACGAACTGCGCCGACTCGTCGCCGGCAGCGCCCGGGTCCGGGCGGTGGGCAGCGGGCACTCCTTCAACCGCCTCGGTGACACCGACGGCGACCTGGTCAGCCTCGCCGGGCTGCCGCCGATCGTCGAGGTGGACCCCGAGCGTGGGCAGGTCACCGTGAGCGGCGCGCTGCGCTACGGCGACGTCGCCCAGCGGCTGCACACCCAGGGGTACGCGCTGGCCAACCTCGCCTCGCTGCCACACATCTCGGTGGCCGGCGCGGTGGCCACCGCCACCCACGGCTCCGGGCAGACCCACGGCAACCTGGCCAGCGCGGTCGCCGGCCTGGAACTGGTCACCGCAGACGGCGACCTGCTCCGGGTGGACCGGGCCACCGACGGCGACACGTTCGCCGGCATGGTGGTCGGGCTCGGCGCGCTCGGCCTGGTCACCACCGTCACCCTGGACGTGGTGCCGACCTACGACCTGCGCCAGTACGTGTACCTCGACCTCGACCGGGAGGCGCTGGACGAGGCGCTCGGCTCGGCGTACAGCGTGAGCGTCTTCACCGACTGGCGTACGCCCCGGCTGCGCGAGGTGTGGCGCAAGCAGACGACGGACCAGGCGCCGCCCCCGGCGGACTGGCTCGGCACCACCGCCGCCGACCAGCCCCGGCACCCGGTGCTCGGGATGCCGCCGGAGAACTGCACCCCGCAGCTCGGCGTGCCCGGCCCGTGGCACGAGCGGCTGCCGCACTTCAAGCTCGGCTTCACCCCGAGCAGCGGCGACGAGTTGCAGTCCGAATACCACCTGCCGCGCGCCGCGGCGGCCGACGCGCTCGCCGCGCTCGACGACGTGGCGCACCTGATCGCCCCGGTGCTGCTGGTGTGCGAGCTGCGTACGGTGGCGGCGGACGACCTGTGGCTCAGCCCGAACCACCAGCGGGACAGCTTCCTGGTGCACTTCACGTGGGTCGAGGACACCGAGGCGGTACTGCCGGTGGTGGCCGCGGTGGAGGAGCGCCTGGCGCCGTTCGCGCCCCGCCCGCACTGGGGCAAGGTGTTCGTCACCGACCCGGCCGAGCTGGCCGCGCGCTACCCGCGCCACGCCGACTTCACCGCCCTGCTGAAGCGCCTGGACCCAACCGCAAAGTTCCAAACCCCCCTGCTGGACAACTACTTCCCCCGCTGA
- a CDS encoding L,D-transpeptidase, with translation MPFDRKSPYRRRGVWVAAALGVPTLLVTALLVGQALTPTATAPEKRDPVAADPTPSSVDQPEESIPPAAPAPAGLPVVDYDPAPRGFPPDPATMDTTALTEGAHPTRRIAAYDAPGGRPRAFLEPTIRGVDLTMPIAQRRAGWIAVLLPSANRRLAWLPPGGFDTVPLRDQIVVERKVHRLTWYRAGRAVRSWKVSLGQPGQETPLGRTFVLGRTPPPEEVYGGVDIYALGSVPDDPESVPAGLRGAHIGVHTWYHDDELGQNTTNGCIRLTRSGQRELLAEVRPGSSLVVVDRLPTPPPTA, from the coding sequence GTGCCGTTTGACCGAAAGTCTCCGTACCGTCGACGTGGCGTCTGGGTGGCCGCCGCCCTCGGCGTACCCACGTTGCTGGTGACCGCGCTGCTGGTCGGCCAGGCACTCACCCCGACCGCGACGGCCCCCGAGAAGCGCGACCCGGTGGCGGCCGACCCGACCCCGAGCAGTGTGGATCAGCCGGAGGAGTCGATCCCACCGGCGGCGCCCGCCCCGGCCGGGCTGCCGGTGGTCGACTACGACCCCGCGCCGCGCGGGTTCCCTCCCGATCCGGCCACGATGGACACCACAGCACTGACCGAGGGCGCGCACCCGACCAGACGGATAGCGGCGTACGACGCGCCCGGCGGTCGCCCGCGCGCCTTCCTCGAACCGACGATCCGCGGCGTCGACCTGACCATGCCGATCGCGCAACGGCGTGCCGGCTGGATCGCCGTGCTGCTGCCCTCGGCCAACCGACGGCTCGCCTGGCTGCCTCCCGGCGGGTTCGACACCGTGCCGCTGCGCGACCAGATCGTGGTGGAACGCAAGGTCCACCGGCTCACCTGGTACCGCGCGGGCAGAGCGGTGCGCTCCTGGAAGGTCAGCCTGGGCCAGCCGGGGCAGGAGACCCCGCTCGGGCGGACCTTCGTGCTGGGCCGCACCCCGCCGCCGGAGGAGGTCTACGGCGGGGTGGACATCTACGCCCTCGGCTCGGTGCCGGACGACCCGGAGTCGGTGCCGGCCGGGCTGCGCGGCGCGCACATCGGCGTACACACCTGGTACCACGACGACGAGCTGGGCCAGAACACCACGAACGGCTGCATCCGGTTGACCCGCAGTGGTCAGCGCGAACTGCTCGCCGAGGTACGCCCCGGCAGCAGCCTGGTCGTGGTCGACCGACTGCCCACCCCACCACCGACCGCCTGA
- a CDS encoding histidine kinase yields the protein MDLAPGKPLPVSRHWRITGWLLAAVWLFFLNVPLATALHQPQPWRRVVGVTALVAFSVGYVLLFQWARGLRQALRPIPVGRARAGLALLLVVGLASLPGTAGDWLATLVYVAAAAVFLLPSWEALAVVALCAATPVLASWLVPGWDAESGIVFAVLLASFAMFGVAQLAQRNSELRAAQQEIGRLAVAEERARAARDLHDILGHSLTVVAIKAELAGRLIAVDTDRAAAEIAEVEALARSALADVRQTVGAYREVSLGAELAGARSALAAAGIAADLPAEVPELPPEWDRLFGWAVREGVTNVVRHSGARCCVIRVRPDRVEVGDDGRGPSSPDGGGYGLAGLRERARRLDAVVTVGRRPEGDGFLLRVHVPERAR from the coding sequence ATGGACCTCGCGCCCGGGAAGCCCCTGCCGGTGAGCCGCCACTGGCGGATCACCGGCTGGCTGCTGGCCGCCGTCTGGCTGTTCTTCCTGAACGTGCCGCTGGCCACCGCGCTACACCAGCCGCAGCCGTGGCGGCGGGTGGTCGGTGTGACGGCGCTGGTCGCCTTCAGCGTCGGCTACGTGCTGCTCTTCCAGTGGGCCCGGGGGCTGCGGCAGGCCCTGCGGCCGATCCCGGTGGGCCGGGCGCGGGCCGGGCTGGCGCTGCTGCTGGTGGTGGGTCTGGCGAGCCTGCCGGGCACCGCCGGGGACTGGCTGGCCACCCTTGTCTACGTCGCGGCGGCGGCGGTGTTCCTGCTGCCGTCGTGGGAGGCGTTGGCGGTGGTGGCGCTCTGCGCGGCGACGCCCGTGCTGGCCTCCTGGCTGGTGCCGGGCTGGGACGCGGAGAGCGGCATCGTCTTCGCGGTGCTGCTGGCCTCGTTCGCCATGTTCGGGGTCGCCCAGTTGGCCCAGCGCAACAGCGAGCTGCGGGCCGCGCAGCAGGAGATCGGCCGGCTCGCGGTCGCCGAGGAGCGGGCCCGCGCCGCCCGCGACCTGCACGACATCCTCGGGCACTCGCTGACCGTGGTGGCGATCAAGGCCGAGCTGGCCGGGCGACTGATCGCCGTGGACACCGACCGGGCGGCCGCCGAGATCGCCGAGGTGGAGGCGCTGGCCCGTTCGGCGCTGGCCGACGTACGGCAGACGGTCGGGGCGTACCGGGAGGTCAGCCTCGGCGCGGAGCTGGCCGGCGCCCGCTCCGCGCTGGCCGCGGCGGGCATCGCGGCGGACCTGCCGGCCGAGGTGCCGGAGCTGCCGCCGGAGTGGGACCGGTTGTTCGGGTGGGCGGTGCGCGAGGGGGTGACGAACGTGGTCCGGCACAGCGGGGCGCGGTGCTGCGTGATCCGGGTACGGCCGGACCGGGTCGAGGTGGGTGACGACGGCCGGGGTCCGTCCAGCCCGGACGGCGGTGGGTACGGGCTGGCCGGGCTGCGGGAGCGGGCGCGCCGGCTGGACGCCGTGGTGACCGTCGGTCGCCGGCCGGAGGGCGACGGCTTCCTGCTGCGGGTGCACGTGCCGGAGCGGGCCCGGTGA
- a CDS encoding LLM class F420-dependent oxidoreductase: MELRIFTEPQQGASYDQLLAVARCAEDAGYGAFFRSDHYLMMGDVTGEPGPTDAWTTLAGLARDTSRIRLGTLMTAATFRLPGPLAITVAQVDQMSGGRVELGIGTGWYAEEHTAYGIPFPPLAERFDRLEEQLAVITGLWSTPPGKRFDHDGRYYPVRDSPALPKPVQQPRPPILLGGTGPKRTPRLAARYADEFNLPFASVPDTAAQFDRVRAACVDIGRDPNGMVWSNALVLCCGRNDAEVARRAAAIGREPDELRANGLAGTPAEVLDTIGRYAEIGSQRLYLQVLDLDDLAHLELVASEVLAKL; encoded by the coding sequence ATGGAACTGCGGATCTTCACCGAGCCCCAGCAGGGCGCCAGCTACGACCAGTTGCTCGCCGTCGCCCGCTGCGCCGAGGACGCCGGCTACGGCGCGTTCTTCCGGTCCGACCACTACCTGATGATGGGCGACGTGACCGGCGAGCCCGGCCCCACCGACGCCTGGACGACGCTGGCCGGTCTGGCCCGGGACACCAGCCGGATCCGGCTCGGCACGTTGATGACCGCCGCCACCTTCCGGCTGCCCGGCCCGCTGGCGATCACCGTCGCGCAGGTCGACCAGATGAGCGGCGGCCGGGTGGAGTTGGGCATCGGCACCGGCTGGTACGCCGAGGAGCACACCGCCTACGGCATCCCGTTCCCTCCGCTGGCCGAGCGGTTCGACAGGCTGGAGGAGCAACTGGCGGTCATCACCGGGCTCTGGTCGACGCCGCCGGGGAAGCGGTTCGACCACGACGGCCGTTACTACCCGGTGCGCGACTCACCGGCCCTGCCCAAGCCGGTGCAGCAGCCGCGCCCACCGATCCTGCTCGGCGGAACCGGTCCGAAGCGTACCCCTCGGCTGGCGGCCCGCTACGCCGACGAGTTCAACCTGCCGTTCGCCTCGGTGCCGGACACGGCCGCGCAGTTCGACAGGGTCCGCGCGGCCTGCGTCGACATCGGCCGGGACCCGAACGGGATGGTCTGGTCCAACGCGCTGGTGCTCTGCTGCGGCCGCAACGACGCGGAGGTGGCCCGGCGGGCCGCCGCCATCGGCCGCGAACCGGACGAGCTGCGCGCCAACGGCCTGGCCGGGACGCCCGCCGAGGTGCTGGACACCATCGGCAGGTACGCCGAGATCGGCAGTCAGCGGCTCTACCTCCAGGTGTTGGACCTCGATGACCTGGCGCACCTGGAACTGGTCGCCAGCGAGGTGCTGGCGAAGCTCTGA
- a CDS encoding ABC transporter ATP-binding protein — protein sequence MTSTHPAVELDGLTKSFGALTAVDGLSLRVRPGEVVAFLGPNGAGKTTTIDMLLGLARPDAGAVRVLGGTPHDAVAQGRVAAVLQTGGLLKDLTVGETVELTRHFYRHTRPVAEVLERAGIAGIAGRVVGRCSGGQQQRLRFALALLPDPDLMVLDEPTTGMDVEGRRDFWQALRRDARTGRTVIFATHYLDEADAYADRIVLVRQGRVVADGTTAEIKNLAAGRTVRATLPGADQAALAALPGVDAVEVRGDTVLVRTGDSDALARHLLTRTAARDVEITSRNLEDAFLALTTAQTGAGE from the coding sequence ATGACGAGTACGCATCCCGCCGTCGAGTTGGACGGCCTCACCAAGTCCTTCGGCGCGCTCACCGCTGTCGACGGGCTGAGCCTGCGCGTGCGGCCCGGCGAGGTGGTGGCCTTCCTCGGCCCAAACGGCGCGGGCAAGACCACCACCATCGACATGCTGCTCGGGCTGGCCCGCCCGGACGCCGGCGCCGTACGCGTCCTCGGCGGCACGCCGCACGACGCGGTGGCCCAGGGGCGGGTCGCCGCCGTCCTGCAGACCGGCGGGCTGCTCAAGGACCTCACCGTGGGCGAGACGGTCGAGCTGACCCGGCACTTCTACCGGCACACCCGCCCGGTGGCCGAGGTGCTGGAGCGCGCCGGCATCGCCGGCATCGCCGGGCGGGTGGTCGGGCGCTGCTCCGGTGGCCAGCAGCAGCGGCTGCGGTTCGCGCTGGCCCTGCTGCCCGACCCGGACCTGATGGTGCTCGACGAGCCGACCACCGGCATGGATGTCGAGGGCCGGCGGGACTTCTGGCAGGCGTTGCGCCGGGACGCCCGGACCGGACGGACCGTCATCTTCGCCACCCACTACCTGGACGAGGCGGACGCGTACGCCGACCGGATCGTGCTGGTGCGGCAGGGGCGCGTCGTGGCCGACGGCACCACGGCGGAGATCAAGAACCTGGCCGCCGGCCGTACCGTGCGGGCCACCCTGCCCGGCGCCGACCAGGCCGCGCTCGCCGCGCTGCCGGGCGTGGACGCCGTGGAGGTACGCGGCGACACGGTGCTGGTGCGAACCGGTGACTCGGACGCGCTCGCCCGGCACCTGCTGACCCGGACCGCCGCCCGGGACGTCGAGATCACCTCGCGCAATCTCGAGGATGCCTTCCTCGCCCTGACCACAGCGCAGACCGGAGCCGGAGAATGA
- a CDS encoding response regulator transcription factor: MSAAPIRLLLADDQALVRGALAALLSLEEDLTVVAEVGRGDEVVPEARCSTPDVALLDVEMPGLDGIAATAALRAAVPACRVLVVTTFGRPGYLRRAMEAGASGFVVKDTPARQLADAVRRVHAGLRVVDPTLAAETLATGVSPLTERETEVLRTARGGGTVADLARALHLSEGTVRNHLSAAIGKTGARNRADAIRVAERNGWLLGG; this comes from the coding sequence GTGAGCGCCGCGCCGATCCGGTTGCTGCTCGCCGACGACCAGGCGCTGGTCCGGGGCGCGTTGGCCGCGCTGCTCTCGCTGGAGGAGGACCTGACTGTGGTCGCCGAGGTCGGCCGGGGTGACGAGGTGGTGCCCGAGGCCCGCTGCAGCACCCCCGACGTCGCGTTGCTGGACGTGGAGATGCCCGGCCTGGACGGGATCGCCGCCACGGCGGCGCTGCGGGCCGCGGTGCCGGCCTGCCGGGTGCTGGTGGTGACCACGTTCGGCCGGCCGGGCTACCTGCGTCGGGCGATGGAGGCCGGCGCGAGCGGTTTCGTGGTCAAGGACACCCCGGCCCGGCAGTTGGCCGACGCGGTCCGCCGGGTGCACGCCGGTCTGCGGGTGGTCGACCCGACGTTGGCCGCGGAGACGCTGGCGACCGGGGTCAGCCCGCTGACCGAGCGGGAGACCGAGGTGCTCCGCACCGCCCGGGGCGGTGGCACGGTGGCCGATCTGGCCCGTGCGCTGCACCTGTCCGAGGGGACGGTGCGCAACCACCTGTCAGCGGCGATCGGCAAGACCGGCGCCCGTAACCGGGCCGACGCGATCCGGGTCGCCGAGCGCAACGGCTGGCTGCTCGGCGGGTGA
- a CDS encoding alpha-amylase family protein: MHRRRRGSSVLALSLVAGLLLPASVPAPPAAASPSGGKKVIVQLFEWNWPSVANECQSTLGPKGYGFVQVSPPQEHVRGNQWYVAYQPVSYRIESRKGTRAQFQSMVNTCHAAGVKVLVDAVVNHMSGQANGGVGWAGSPYSHYDYPGIYQTQDFHHCGRNGTDDIVNYGDRYEVQNCELVNLSDLRTESDYVRTKLAAYLNDLLSLGVDGFRMDASKHMPAADIAAIRSRLSRPAYLVQEVIYGAGEPIQPTEYTGNGDVHEFRYGKDLARVFRSERLAYLRNFGEGWGHLPSGSASVFVDNHDTQRDSGGVLTYRDRGIYALANAFMLAWPYGSPTVMSSYTFGDRDAGPPSDSANKTLNTTCYSGWECEHRWPVIANMVGFRNATEGAGVANWYDNGNNHIAFSRTGKGFLTVNDEDSAVNGRSYYTGLPAGRYCDVIHGTYAGGTCSGPVITVDGNGWFAANVPAHDAVAIHVGARL; encoded by the coding sequence ATGCACCGACGTCGACGCGGTTCGTCAGTCCTCGCCCTCAGCCTGGTCGCCGGCCTGCTCCTTCCGGCCAGCGTTCCGGCACCCCCGGCCGCCGCCAGCCCGTCCGGCGGCAAGAAGGTCATCGTCCAGCTCTTCGAGTGGAACTGGCCCTCCGTGGCCAACGAGTGCCAGAGCACCCTCGGCCCGAAGGGCTACGGCTTCGTCCAGGTCTCTCCCCCGCAGGAACACGTGCGGGGCAACCAGTGGTACGTGGCGTACCAGCCGGTCAGCTACCGGATCGAGTCCCGCAAGGGCACCCGCGCCCAGTTCCAGTCGATGGTGAACACCTGCCACGCGGCCGGGGTCAAGGTGCTCGTCGACGCCGTCGTCAATCACATGTCCGGGCAGGCCAACGGCGGCGTCGGCTGGGCCGGCTCGCCCTACTCGCACTACGACTACCCGGGCATCTACCAGACCCAGGACTTCCACCACTGTGGGCGCAACGGCACCGACGACATCGTCAACTACGGCGACCGGTACGAGGTGCAGAACTGCGAGCTGGTCAACCTCTCGGACCTGAGGACGGAGTCCGACTACGTCCGCACGAAGCTCGCCGCGTACCTCAACGACCTGCTCTCGCTCGGCGTCGACGGCTTCCGGATGGACGCCAGCAAACACATGCCGGCCGCCGACATCGCCGCGATCCGGAGCAGACTGTCCCGCCCGGCGTACCTGGTGCAGGAGGTCATCTACGGCGCCGGCGAGCCGATCCAGCCGACCGAGTACACCGGCAACGGCGACGTGCACGAGTTCCGCTACGGCAAGGACCTGGCCCGGGTGTTCCGCTCCGAGCGGTTGGCGTACCTGCGCAACTTCGGCGAGGGATGGGGTCACCTGCCCAGCGGCTCGGCGTCGGTGTTCGTCGACAACCACGACACCCAGCGCGACAGCGGCGGCGTCCTGACCTACCGGGACCGGGGCATCTACGCCCTCGCCAACGCCTTCATGCTGGCCTGGCCGTACGGGTCGCCCACCGTCATGTCCAGCTACACCTTCGGCGACCGGGACGCGGGCCCGCCGTCGGACAGCGCCAACAAGACCCTGAACACCACCTGCTACTCGGGCTGGGAGTGCGAACACCGCTGGCCGGTGATCGCCAACATGGTCGGCTTCCGCAACGCCACCGAGGGCGCCGGCGTGGCCAACTGGTACGACAACGGCAACAACCACATCGCGTTCAGCCGCACCGGCAAGGGCTTCCTCACCGTCAACGACGAGGACTCCGCGGTGAACGGTCGCTCCTACTACACCGGGCTGCCCGCCGGCCGGTACTGCGACGTCATCCACGGCACGTACGCGGGCGGCACGTGCAGTGGGCCGGTGATCACGGTGGACGGCAACGGCTGGTTCGCGGCGAACGTACCGGCGCACGACGCCGTGGCCATCCACGTCGGCGCGCGACTCTGA
- a CDS encoding alpha/beta hydrolase, producing MGATPNGQVDTVVLIHGLWMTPRSWEGWAARYTARGMHVISPAWPGMDRSVEQLRDDPAPIAEQSMATIVAHYDRIIRALPRPPIIMGHSFGGLFAQVLADRGLGAAVVGVHPAAIKGVLKVPLSQLRSGFPILRSPANRSRAVPFTPDDFAYTFGNAMSREDSDRAWERYAVPGAGRVFFEGAFANVDPRSPARVDVGRNNRAPLLLMAGGVDHVVPASVVRTNAGLYQKSRALTAYQEFPGRSHFTVGQDGWEEIADYALDWALRAAALPREATIASETPRR from the coding sequence ATGGGAGCCACGCCGAACGGCCAGGTCGACACAGTGGTGCTGATCCACGGCCTGTGGATGACTCCGCGCAGCTGGGAGGGGTGGGCCGCGCGGTACACCGCGCGCGGCATGCACGTCATCTCCCCCGCGTGGCCGGGGATGGACCGGTCCGTGGAGCAGTTGCGCGACGACCCCGCCCCGATCGCCGAGCAGAGCATGGCCACCATCGTCGCCCACTACGACCGGATCATCCGGGCGCTGCCCCGACCGCCGATCATCATGGGGCACTCGTTCGGTGGCCTGTTCGCCCAGGTCCTCGCCGACCGAGGGCTCGGCGCGGCGGTGGTGGGGGTGCACCCGGCGGCGATCAAGGGAGTGCTCAAGGTGCCGCTCAGCCAGCTGCGCTCCGGCTTCCCGATCCTGCGCAGCCCGGCCAACCGGAGCAGGGCCGTCCCGTTCACCCCTGACGACTTCGCCTACACGTTCGGCAACGCCATGAGCCGCGAGGACTCCGACCGGGCCTGGGAGCGCTACGCGGTGCCCGGCGCCGGGCGGGTGTTCTTCGAGGGCGCGTTCGCCAACGTCGACCCGCGCTCGCCCGCCCGCGTCGACGTGGGGCGCAACAACCGCGCCCCGCTGCTGCTGATGGCCGGCGGCGTCGACCACGTGGTGCCGGCGTCGGTGGTGCGGACGAACGCGGGGCTCTACCAGAAGTCCCGGGCCCTCACCGCGTACCAGGAGTTCCCCGGCCGCTCACACTTCACGGTGGGGCAGGACGGCTGGGAGGAGATCGCCGACTACGCGCTGGACTGGGCGCTGCGCGCGGCGGCGCTACCCCGCGAGGCGACCATAGCCAGCGAAACCCCCCGCCGCTGA
- a CDS encoding metalloregulator ArsR/SmtB family transcription factor, translating into MPVDVFTVLAEPTRRRILDQLRRDERSVGELVDGLGISQPAASKHLRVLRDAGFVTVRTAARQRIYRLDPGPLRTVDDWLDPYRRLWTRHLDALERHLDSQEQ; encoded by the coding sequence GTGCCCGTCGACGTCTTCACCGTGCTCGCCGAACCCACCAGACGCCGGATCCTCGACCAGCTCCGCCGTGACGAACGCAGCGTCGGCGAGCTGGTCGACGGCCTCGGGATCAGTCAACCGGCCGCCTCCAAGCACCTGCGGGTGCTCCGCGACGCCGGCTTCGTCACCGTCCGCACGGCCGCCCGACAGCGGATCTACCGCCTCGACCCGGGCCCCCTGCGAACCGTCGACGACTGGCTGGACCCGTACCGCCGACTCTGGACCCGCCACCTGGACGCCCTGGAACGGCACCTCGACAGTCAGGAGCAGTGA
- a CDS encoding ABC transporter permease, whose amino-acid sequence MPATPATSTVHPDRRLPALGGFSLGVLRIELRRVLRNRRTLAFTLIMPGVFFLIFGLPQGGQRLGNGRPVTAYIMISLAVYAAMVATTSVGGAVATERALGWSRQLRLTPLRPTAYVATKLATAMALGLLAVAVEFLVGAAAGVRVPAYVWLLSGLAAWVGSLVFAAFGLFVGYLVPAENVMQIIGPMLAVLAMFGGLFVPVEVLPDVLQRVATFTPVYGVGVLARAPLTGDGVSAAGVANVLFWALVFGVGAARLFRRDTARV is encoded by the coding sequence ATGCCCGCCACCCCCGCCACCTCCACCGTCCACCCTGATCGGCGGCTGCCCGCCCTGGGCGGGTTCTCCCTCGGCGTCCTGCGCATCGAGCTGCGCCGGGTGCTGCGCAACCGCCGTACCCTGGCGTTCACGCTGATCATGCCGGGGGTCTTCTTCCTCATCTTCGGACTGCCGCAGGGCGGGCAGAGGCTGGGCAACGGGCGACCGGTGACGGCGTACATCATGATCAGCCTGGCGGTGTACGCGGCGATGGTGGCGACCACGAGCGTCGGCGGCGCGGTGGCCACCGAGCGGGCGCTGGGCTGGAGCCGGCAGCTGCGGCTCACCCCGCTGCGCCCGACCGCGTACGTGGCCACGAAGCTCGCCACCGCGATGGCCCTCGGCCTGCTCGCGGTCGCCGTCGAGTTCCTGGTGGGCGCGGCGGCCGGTGTGCGCGTCCCGGCGTACGTGTGGCTGCTGTCCGGGCTCGCCGCCTGGGTCGGCTCGCTGGTCTTCGCGGCGTTCGGCCTGTTCGTCGGCTACCTGGTGCCGGCCGAGAACGTCATGCAGATCATCGGCCCGATGCTGGCCGTGCTGGCCATGTTCGGCGGGCTGTTCGTCCCGGTCGAGGTGCTGCCGGACGTGCTCCAGCGCGTCGCGACGTTCACCCCGGTGTACGGCGTGGGCGTGCTGGCCCGCGCCCCGCTGACCGGCGACGGGGTCAGCGCGGCCGGGGTGGCGAACGTACTCTTCTGGGCGCTGGTCTTCGGCGTCGGCGCGGCCCGGCTGTTCCGCCGGGACACCGCGCGGGTCTGA